The genomic interval GGATAAATTTGTAAAGAGATACTCAAAATAACAAATATCGAAGAAAATAAAAAAGGAGCCTGTTGGCTCCTTTGGGAAATAGTAAAATCGGTAGAAAGATAAGATTAACGTTTAGAGAATTGGAATCTCTTACGGGCTTTTGCATGGCCATATTTTTTACGTTCTTTCTTACGCGCATCCCGTGTTAAGAATCCTTGCGATTTAAACTCTTGGTGGAGGCCTTCTTCAATGAGCAATAGAGCACGAGCAACGCCTAGACGAGAAGCAATTACTTGACCTTCCACCCCCCCGCCTTTTACACGGATAATCATATCATGGCGACCATTACCATTTAGCTTTTCAAAGGGCGCCAAAATCGTACGTCGTTGGATTTCTAAAGGAAAATATTCCTCAAAAGTACGGCCATTAATGTCGATATTGCCGGAACCTGGCCTAATCCTGACTGAAGATACGGCTGCTTTACGACGACCGGTTGCTACAAATTCTTCCATAGTGTCTACTTATCTTAAATGTTTGCTTTGATTGGTTTTTGAGCTTCTAGATTATGTTCTTTTCCTGTCGCATAGACGCGTAAACGCTTAAGCTGCGCGTTAGCTAGACGGGAATGCGGCATCATGCCTTTCACAGCATGCTCAATGATATATTCAGGCTTACGAGCTTTCATAACACGATAGGGTGTCCGACGAAGACCACTCATATAGCCTGTATAGGAAATATACTCCTTTTGAGCTTCTTTGTTACCAGTCACCCGAATCTTATCAGCATTCAGAACGATAACACCGTCCCCTGCATCAGAATAAGTAGTAAAGGAGGGTTTATGCTTACCTCTAAGTATTTTAGCAATCTCGGCAGCAAAGCGTCCCAGAGTTTTACCTGTTGCATCTAGAATAAACCATGTAGGCCGGCTATCTTCTTTACGATGCATGATTGTCTTATTTGTATATTGAGTCATGTTTAGAACCTAAAAATTCTATGTTTGTTCAGAATGAAGGTACATGTTACCTATTATCTGCCATTTTTGCCAATGTTTTTATTCATTTTTGTAAGTTTATTCTTCGAAGCTTCTATACTTTTTAAGCTGTATCCTCACTTCAGCAGGATGAAAACTTGAAAAAAGATGACGTTTGCCCTACAATAATCCCTTTCTTAAAAACAGGTAAGTGGATTTATTATGCGTAAACTTCAAAGCTTTTTCGTGAGAACCTATGGATGTCAAATGAATGAACTTGACTCAGAAATTATGGTAGGCCTCCTTGAAGGGCGTGGCCTTGTGCGCACGGAAGATGAAAACCAGGCAGATCTATTACTCTTTAATACCTGCTCGATTAGAGATTTAGCAGAAAGGAAGGTCATGGGGAAGCTAGGAAAATTAGGACACTCCTTGCAAAACAATCCTATCATTGGTGTCACCGGCTGCATGGCCAATGCCAAAAAAGAGTCTCTTTTTCAAAAACTTCCCCATATTGACTTTGTGCTCGGCACGAATAACATCCATGAACTCAATCATGTGCTCGATGAAGTCTTAGCTAGTGATAAGCAAATCGTGCGCACAGACGAGCAATTTCAATTTGAGCTAGATTATCTAAGCGCCAAACGGGACGATAAAGTTAAAGCTTATATTTCCATTATCCGCGGTTGTGATAAATTTTGCACCTATTGTGTGGTCCCTTATACACGCGGCCCTGAAGTTTCACGCTCACCGGAAAACATTTTAGAGGAATGCCGCCAATTAGTGAGTAAAGGATATAAAGAACTCATCCTTTTAGGCCAAAATGTTAATAGCTATGGAAAAGACCAGCCAGAATGGCAGTGTCGCTTTCATGATTTACTTTATCAAATAGATAAAATCCCAGGTCTGCAACGTGTACGTTTCATGACAAGCCATCCTGTGGATATCACTAAAGAGTTGATGGAAGCTATTCGGGATCTGAAAACACTTTGCGAGTTTGTACATTTCCCTATGCAAGCAGGTTCTAACCGCATCCTAAAAAAAATGCATCGTATTTATACGATTGAGCAATATCTTGAGAAAGTCCACATGCTGCGAGAAATTGTGCCTAATGTCACTTTAGGCACAGATATTATTGTAGGCTTTCCTACTGAAACAGCAGAAGATTTTCAGCAAACCTATGATTTAATGAAGCAAATTGAGTTTTCGGTGGCTTTTCTTTTTTCCTATAGCCCACGAAAAGGAACGCCGGCGATGCGTTGGAAAGATGATATTAGCGAGGAGGTCAAGCAAGAACGCTTACAGCAACTTCTCAGCTTGCATGATGAGATAGCAGCTAAACAAAGACAACTCCTGCTAAATACAGAAGTCGAGGTATTGGTGGAAAAGCATAGTTCTAAAGATAAGACTTTACTGAAAGGGCGTACACGTTGTTGGAAAAACGTAGTTTTTGCTGGTAGCGAAGCTCTAATTGGCAGCCTACAAAAAGTACGCGTTCATGGATTTAATCACCAGACTCTAATGGGTACATTAATTGCTAGCCCAGAAGAAAATTCTCCAATTTTTTCTAAAGCGACGGAGCGTAACAAGTTGCAAATAGTCTAATTTTAACCCTTTTCCTTTTCACCTGAATTTAAAAGGTTTATCTAGTAAGCCTTATAAAATTTAGAAGCGATTTCTTTAGCCTAGTTTTTAAACTGCTTTTGCTATAGCCAAGCACTTAATAGGGTTACCCCTTAAGCTTAAGGAGGCAGCTGATCAAGAATTTATTCCTTATCCTAAATTCTAAAGGCCAAACGTCCTGTCATAAAAGGCTCTCAAATTGATCTTCATTAAGGATAGTGATGTTAAGCTTTTGAGCCTTTTCTAACTTAGAGCCAGCACTCTCTCCGGCTAAAACATAATTAGTTTTTTTGCTGACGCTATCTGTCACTTTTCCCCCTCTTTCTTTAATGATGTAGGCAGCTTCATGGCGTGAATATTTTTTTAATGTGCCTGTTAAGACAAATGTTTTACCATTAAACGCATGCCCCTTGAAAGCAGCAGCTTGCATCGGTTGCAGCTCTAGGCCATTGGCTAGAAGCTTCTCTATCTCTAAGCGATTTTTAGGATCATTAAAATAATCCACCACAGCAGAAGCCACTTTATCTCCCACCCCTTCTATTTTTAATAGATCCTCAAAAGACATATGCATAAGATGGTAGATGTCCCCTGCTTTAATAGCTAAAGCTTCAGCAGTACCGCTCCCCACATACTTGATGCCTAAAGACATGATAAAGCGCGCCAAGCTTACCTTGCGGGCTTTATCAATACTTGTTAAAAGATTGTGGATAGATTTGGCTTTAAAATTATCCAGCTGGGCAAGCTGCTCGGCGGTTAAACAAAAAATATCGGAAGGATTGCGGACAAATCCTTTATTAAACAACTGCTCAACTACCTTTTCTCCCAGATTTTCAATATCTAAAGCCTCTTTGCCAGCAAAGTAAATGAGCTTTTTTAATTGTTGTTCCAAACATTGAGAGACGTTAGGACATCGTACAGCTACCTCTCCATCTACATAAACAACTTTACTTCCACAACTAGGACAAGAAGAAGGCATTGACCAGGGGAGGGTTCCTTCTACACGCTTGGATAAATCGATCTTTACTACCTTAGGGATAACATCGCCTCCCTTTTCAATAATAGCAAGATCTCCAACACGGATGTCTTTACGTTTGACTTCTTCTTGGTTATGCAACGTAGCGCGGGCAATCGTACTTCCAGCTAGAAAAACAGGCTCTAATTCTGCTACAGGCGTTAAGACTCCTGTGCGGCCGACTTGCACAGTAATAGCATGGATACGCGTGGCTACTTGTTCGGCTGCAAATTTATAGGCAATGGCCCATCGTGGATTTTTATCAGTACTTCCTAAAAACTCCCATTCGCGAAGAGCATCTAATTTAATGACTACCCCATCAATATCAAAGGGAAGCTGTTTACGCAAAACCTGGACTTTTTCTGTATAATCCCAGATTTCCTCAATATTATGGCATTTAGCATAGGTGTATAAGGCAGGCAGGCCCAATTCTTTTATATAATGATGAAGCTCATATTGGCTAGTTAAGCCATGGAGATGGGCGTTAGCAATGCCATAAAATACAATATCTAGTTTTCTTCTAGAAGACTCACGTGGATCCAACAATTTTAAGGAACCGGCAGCTGCATTACGGGGATTAGCCCATATAGGCTCCTCCGCTTTTACACGTTCTTCATTTAAACGCCTAAAAGCTTCATGCGGCATAAATACTTCACCTCGCACTTCCAACACCTCGGGGATGTTTTTCCCATACAAACGCAAAGGCAAACGGGCAATCGTTCTAATATTGTTAGTAATCACCTCTCCTTTACGTCCATCCCCCCGCGTCAAACCACGCACAAAAATACCTTTTTCATAGCGCACCGATACAGCAATGCCATCCATTTTTAGCTCGGTGCAAAAAGCGGGTTCCTGCTCGCCTAGCAGCTTTTGAATGCGTTTAATAAAATCCACAATCTCATCTTTGCTATAGGTATTAGCTAAAGAAAGCATAGGAATTTCATGGGTAGCCGTCTCAAATCCTCCGCTAAGCATTTCTCCCACACGCTGCGTAGGAGAGCTAGAGGTCACCCATTCAGGATGAAGGCGCTCAGCTTCTTCCAATTCTTTTAACAATAAATCAAATTCTTGATCGGAAATGACAGGATTATGCTCAATGTAGTAATGTCTATTGTGCTGCCAAATCTCTTTGCACAGCTCTTCGTATTCGTGCTTATTCATATAAAAACTACCAAAAATTAACTCTTAAGATCATCGTAGATAAAGGAGCAAGATGGATTTTTAAGGCGGCAGCCTTTCCATGAGAATCAATCAAGATTTCTGGATTAATATTAAGCTTTCCGGAGCCGCCATACTTTACATCATCCGTATTAAAAACTTCTTCCACTGCCGCTAAATTTTTTAAATTTACTCGGTAGTCAGAGTAATAATTAGGTGTGAAATTATGTACGCAAAGTAGAATATCATGCAAGCTTTTACGAAGATAGCAGATCACACTATTATGGCGATCTTCAAAATCTACCCATTCAAATCCTGCCGGATCATTATCTCTTTCCCATAGACTGCGATTTTGCAAGTAGAAGTGATTGAGATCTTTGTTCATCTCTTTTAAGCCTTGATGAAGAGGAAATTGCAGCAGTGGCCATTCAATTTGCCCTGTACTAGACCATTCATTCCACTGGCCAATCTCACCTCCCATGAAAAGCAATTTTTTGCCTGGCTGACACATCATGTAACTCAGTAATAAGCGTAAATTAGCAAACTGTTGCCACATGTCCCCTGGCATTTTACTTAGCAGACTTCTCTTTCCGTGGACTACCTCATCATGAGATAAAACTAAAATAAATTTTTCGCTGAAGGCATAGAGTAGTCCAAAAGTCAGATTATGATGGTGATGGCGACGATAAATAGAATCTTTAGCCATATAATCTAAGGTATCATTCATCCATCCCATATTCCATTTCATATCGAAGCCTAAGCCTCCCTCTTCCACAGGATGAGTAACTTTTGGAAAAGAGGTAGATTCCTCAGCAATCATTAGCACACCTGGATGGTTTTTATGCACGATGGAATTAAGATGTTTCATAAATTCAATCGCTTCTAAATTTTCATTTCCGCCAAACTGATTGGCAATCCACTGTCCCTCCTCACGACCATAATCAAGGTAGAGCATCGAAGCTACGGCGTCTACTCTTAAGCCATCCACGTGCATCTTATCAAACCAGAAAAGAGCGTTAGCGATCAGAAAGTTCACAACTTCCTTGCGTCCAAAGTTAAAGATGTAGGTATTCCAATGGGGATGATAGCCTTGTTTGTAATCTTCATGCTCGTAAAGAGCTGTACCATCGAACCGTCCTAAAGAAAAATTATCTGTGGGAAAATGCCCGGGCACCCAATCCAAGATAACGCCAATATTATTTTCGTGCATATAGTTGACAAACCATTGGAAATCTTCAGGGCTTCCAAAGCGACTAGTGACTGCATAATATCCTGATACTTGATATCCCCACGATTCATCTAATGGATGCTCTTGGATAGGGAGAAGCTCCACATGCGTATAGCCCATCTCCTGGCAATAGGATGCAAGCTCTGGGGCTATCTCCCGATAATTCATAAAACGCCAGCCCTCTTTTTTCTTCCAAGAACCAAGATGGACTTCGTAGATATGAATAGGTTTAGGCTGAGCGGCCTCTGCCTGACGTTTTTCCATCCATTTAGCATCTTCCCATATAAATTTATCCACATGGGCTATAATAGAAGCATTAGCGGGCCGCATTTCACCACAGAGAGCCATGGGATCAGCTTTGAGATGTAAATCCTCTCCTTGAGATCGGATTTCAAACTTGTACTTTAAACCTTCTTTTAATCCAGGCACAAATAATTCCCATATACCCGAGCTACCTAAAGAACGCATAAGGTTGCAGCGGCCATCCCAATGGTTAAAATCGCCCACCACCGCTACACTTTTGGCATTAGGAGCCCACACGCAAAAACGAACGCCTTCCATTCCCTGATGGTTAACAAGCCTCCCTCCCATCACATTGTAAAGCTGATAATGCACTCCCCTACTGAAAAGATAGAGATCTAAATCGCCAAGCGAGGGGGAAAAGGAATAAGGATCATAGTCTAATAGGCCATTATGATGGTAAACCTTGTAATCTTTAAAAGAAGTATGTGCAGGAACTCGATATTCAAAGAGCCCGGCTGGATGGACACATTTAGCTTTAACAATTTTATCAAATAATTGTAAGTAAGCTTCGCTGGCTCCCGGCCGCCATAAACGTACAACTTTTTGCCCTCGCTTATTTTTATGCAAACCTAAAAAATGGTGAGGATTGTATTCGTCAAAATGCATAAAAGCCTTTAAAAAATGGATCTGTTTATGTGCTGATATTGCCATAAGAAATGCTCAAATAAAAAATTGCATCATATAAATTTCTTATTTCGTTTGCAAACGAGAAAACAGAATAAATTTCTTACTTAAATTTTTTTATGCTGTCATTTGCATTCCCTTTGCATTTCTCTCTCTTTATTCCTTTGCAGGATCACGCCTGCCCATCCACCTTTAAAAGCTCTTTTTCAAAACCAATTTTTAAGCCAAAGAAATTTTTTAAGGGGTACAAAACATGTAGAAAGGAGGAGGGAAGATTAAGAATGAATTTTTTTAATCTTTGTTTGTTTTTTATATCTATAAGTTTAAAGGCTGCTTTACAAGCTCTTGGCATTTTTAAACCAATCAGGGCCGCAATTGCTCTTAGCTGTTTCCTTGGTATGTCCATTGCTGCTCTATTACCTAAAAAGATGGCCTTTTAGATGAATGCTTCTTATAGCTAAGGTACTTATCCACTTCCTTTCGGAACATTTGCTCCAACATTTTGCCAATGAGGCGCTGAACAAGGCCATTGTTCCCTGTCAGATCGTCAGCAGTTTTACATTTAGCAAGCTCATATTGTAGATCAAATTTTTCAGGAATTGGCATATTGTCTATCTCCATTTGTATAAATGATTAGCAGCTGCAAACTCCGCTTTGCTTCGTTCGCAGCTTGGTTTGCTTTTGAAAGTATAATAAAAACCTACTTTCCTTATTATTTATTTAAACAGATTTTTTGACAGACCTGAGCCTAAAGGAGGGAAGTTCCCTTGAACGACCCAATTACCCCTTATCCGATATCTTACTTTACGTTTAGAATTTTTTCCTCTTTCCTTACTTAGCTACAAATTCTCCCCTCAACCTCTGTAAAAAATGCTTTATATATTTTTATTGACAAGATATACCGCCTACTTAAAAGATCTAAAATAAAGTGTAGATAATCTAAATCGCAGGTGAAAATCAAATTAGACGAAATAAGGATATATTTATGAATTTAGAGTCTCTTCATATTTACCCCATTATATTTCCTGCTTTTGAGAAGCCACAAAAACAATCTAAACATTCTGCCAGGAATAGTAGTGTTTATGCAGAAATCGCTTTAAGAATATTTTATGAATTAGGTCTACCAGATTTATGTCAAGCCAAATTAGTGTGTAAAGAATGGAAGCAATTAATTGAACAAACTGATGGATGGAAAAGACTTTATTCCAAAGATTTTAAAGATAATTCACCGCAGCCCCTTTCGCTGACATTTGATAAAACAAATCATTTACCATCCTCTCTTTGCCGTTGGAACCAAGCTCCAATAGCTAATTTTTTATGGTATGATCCTTCAACTATCATTAGCGACTCTCAAGAAGCAAAAGTAAATGCTGCGACAGCTTATTTAAAAGAAGAGGGTTTTGAATTAAAAGGGGTGGCTAGTGATGGAGACTGCTTCTTTAGCGCTTTTTTAGGAAGCTATACTTGTCTTTCTAGAAAAATTCCTTTATTAGACGATTGTAAAGATAAAATTTCTTATTTAAGGCAAGTACTCGCTGATATTGTTAAACACACCGACAGCGAAAGAGCCGAAGAAATAAAAAGAAAATCTACTTGGGTAAGTGGCTTAGGGGAAGGCGATCTATTAGCCTCGGCCTTATCTATTCCTATTAGGCTAATAACAGTTAATGAAGATCATTTAATTTGCGATATACATGATAGGCTGATCTTTTCAGAACAAGGCCTATCTGAAGAGAATAGATCGCAGGAATGGAAAACTATCCCTCAAAAAGAAAGACCTAAAGAATACATTTTTATCGTGGACTTAGGGGGTCATTTTGGGTATGCGCAGCAGCATTTAAAGCAACCTCAATCTCTTCTTTCAAAATCAAAAGTTCCTCATAGCTTTTTCTCATACGAAGATAATTCTTCTTATCCTCCTAAAAAGGCTAAGCTAACAGTGAAGACACGTGGAATTAAAAGAGCCTTAACGCAAAATGCGCATGCTAATGAATCTAGTAAGAAACGAAGATTAGCGCCTTCTTCCTTAACTAGCCTACCCCTAAAAATCTTTAAACAGGTTTTTCTTTCGTTCAGCACCTTGAACGATAATGAATTAAAAAGCATCCTTGATGCTAGAAGATGTGCAAAAGTGTTTAGTAAATACATGCCAAGTAACAGTAAGTTTTTAACAAAGTATCAACCTCAGAAATTGCCACTTTATTTAGACAAACTTGCAGATTGGCTAGGAGAGACCATCTTTCCAATTGGTAAGGATAGCAATATATTAATAAATGCTAGGCTAGAGAATGCTGAAGAGGCTTATTCGCAAGCTTTAAAATTTGCTGTTCAAGAAAAAGATTTTATCCAAGAAAGCTTTTGCATAGAAAAATTAGGTGATATTTATTTAAGAAAAGGAACTTCGGAAACGCTTTTGCAAGCGGCGGGCCTTTACAATTATGCCTTACGCCTAGCTCCTCAAAAGCGGCAAAAAATTCTTAAGGATAGACTTTCCCAAGTTCAAAATCTTCTTGTTAAACAATATAAAGGCAGACCTTTTGATCCGATGGTAGGAGAGAAACAATTCGAAAACAATCGCTGCACCTTAAAAATTTTTAGAGAAGAAATAAAGGAGAAAATGCAACTTCTGCCAGAGAACCCTTCTCCTCAAGAAGTAAGAAAGCTTTATGCTGAGATGGCTCGCCAGATAAAAATTTTCTTTGGGCAGCTTGCAATACAAATTTTTGACAATTTAGGTCCTGCTCCATGTGAATACGCCATGATAGGTTTTGGCTCTCTAGCTAGAGAAGAAATGACTCCTTATTCAGACCTAGAATTTGGTATTCTTATAGAAGAAGATACTCCAGTAAATAGAGAATATTTCAAGGGTTTTACAATCCTCCTTCATTTGCATGTTATCAACTTAGGAGAAACCATTCTTCCTGCTTTAAACATTCCTTGCTTGAAATCCATCATTTTTTTTGATGGTTTAACACCTCGGGGTTTTGCCTTTGATGGGGCAGGAGTAGAAGGAAAAGGCTGTAAAACTCCTTTAGGCAATGTTAAGACATTTGAGCTTATTCAAACTCCTGAACAGATGGCCCAGTATATTGGTAAAGATGAAAAAGGCCAGTGGTGGCATGAAAAAGAGCCTCATCTTCCCATGGAGCTACTCAATTTTACTCATTTAAAGGGTGATACTGAATTGACTAAAGTATATGATAAAAAAATTCAAGAATTGCTCAATACTTCTTATCATGAAGGCCTTACTCTTCGCCAATATTTAGCAAAGTATCACTTGATTCAAGCAGATATGCTGGCTTTTAATCCAGGAATAAACGATTTTGAAAGGCAGGGAATGCTTTTCAAAGTTAAAAATGATTTGTATCGTTTTCCTCACCTGGCTTTAGATAGATTAGCCCTTCTCGAAGAACTAAAAACATCAAATACGTTTGAAAGAATTGATGAGTTAAAGGAGCAAAAAACTATAACTCATAAGGCAGCTGAAAAGTTAAAGGAATGGATGAGCATAGCGCTAATTATGCGCCTTAAAACCTATACTTATTATCAAGCGCAACAAGAGATGATGAATCCACTCATTAAGGCGTTTGGTTTTGATGATCCTATATTTATCAAAAAGCAATTTGCTTTAGATAAGAACTCTTTAAAAAAAATAATAAAAATCTATCGCATCTTTATTCCTTTCTACAAGGTTATTCAGCAGTTTTTAGCAGGAGATGAAGACAGCCTTAAACTTTCATGTTTAGAT from Neochlamydia sp. AcF84 carries:
- the rpsI gene encoding 30S ribosomal protein S9, with translation MEEFVATGRRKAAVSSVRIRPGSGNIDINGRTFEEYFPLEIQRRTILAPFEKLNGNGRHDMIIRVKGGGVEGQVIASRLGVARALLLIEEGLHQEFKSQGFLTRDARKKERKKYGHAKARKRFQFSKR
- the rplM gene encoding 50S ribosomal protein L13, with product MTQYTNKTIMHRKEDSRPTWFILDATGKTLGRFAAEIAKILRGKHKPSFTTYSDAGDGVIVLNADKIRVTGNKEAQKEYISYTGYMSGLRRTPYRVMKARKPEYIIEHAVKGMMPHSRLANAQLKRLRVYATGKEHNLEAQKPIKANI
- the miaB gene encoding tRNA (N6-isopentenyl adenosine(37)-C2)-methylthiotransferase MiaB → MRKLQSFFVRTYGCQMNELDSEIMVGLLEGRGLVRTEDENQADLLLFNTCSIRDLAERKVMGKLGKLGHSLQNNPIIGVTGCMANAKKESLFQKLPHIDFVLGTNNIHELNHVLDEVLASDKQIVRTDEQFQFELDYLSAKRDDKVKAYISIIRGCDKFCTYCVVPYTRGPEVSRSPENILEECRQLVSKGYKELILLGQNVNSYGKDQPEWQCRFHDLLYQIDKIPGLQRVRFMTSHPVDITKELMEAIRDLKTLCEFVHFPMQAGSNRILKKMHRIYTIEQYLEKVHMLREIVPNVTLGTDIIVGFPTETAEDFQQTYDLMKQIEFSVAFLFSYSPRKGTPAMRWKDDISEEVKQERLQQLLSLHDEIAAKQRQLLLNTEVEVLVEKHSSKDKTLLKGRTRCWKNVVFAGSEALIGSLQKVRVHGFNHQTLMGTLIASPEENSPIFSKATERNKLQIV
- the ligA gene encoding NAD-dependent DNA ligase LigA gives rise to the protein MNKHEYEELCKEIWQHNRHYYIEHNPVISDQEFDLLLKELEEAERLHPEWVTSSSPTQRVGEMLSGGFETATHEIPMLSLANTYSKDEIVDFIKRIQKLLGEQEPAFCTELKMDGIAVSVRYEKGIFVRGLTRGDGRKGEVITNNIRTIARLPLRLYGKNIPEVLEVRGEVFMPHEAFRRLNEERVKAEEPIWANPRNAAAGSLKLLDPRESSRRKLDIVFYGIANAHLHGLTSQYELHHYIKELGLPALYTYAKCHNIEEIWDYTEKVQVLRKQLPFDIDGVVIKLDALREWEFLGSTDKNPRWAIAYKFAAEQVATRIHAITVQVGRTGVLTPVAELEPVFLAGSTIARATLHNQEEVKRKDIRVGDLAIIEKGGDVIPKVVKIDLSKRVEGTLPWSMPSSCPSCGSKVVYVDGEVAVRCPNVSQCLEQQLKKLIYFAGKEALDIENLGEKVVEQLFNKGFVRNPSDIFCLTAEQLAQLDNFKAKSIHNLLTSIDKARKVSLARFIMSLGIKYVGSGTAEALAIKAGDIYHLMHMSFEDLLKIEGVGDKVASAVVDYFNDPKNRLEIEKLLANGLELQPMQAAAFKGHAFNGKTFVLTGTLKKYSRHEAAYIIKERGGKVTDSVSKKTNYVLAGESAGSKLEKAQKLNITILNEDQFESLL
- the glgB gene encoding 1,4-alpha-glucan branching protein GlgB codes for the protein MHFDEYNPHHFLGLHKNKRGQKVVRLWRPGASEAYLQLFDKIVKAKCVHPAGLFEYRVPAHTSFKDYKVYHHNGLLDYDPYSFSPSLGDLDLYLFSRGVHYQLYNVMGGRLVNHQGMEGVRFCVWAPNAKSVAVVGDFNHWDGRCNLMRSLGSSGIWELFVPGLKEGLKYKFEIRSQGEDLHLKADPMALCGEMRPANASIIAHVDKFIWEDAKWMEKRQAEAAQPKPIHIYEVHLGSWKKKEGWRFMNYREIAPELASYCQEMGYTHVELLPIQEHPLDESWGYQVSGYYAVTSRFGSPEDFQWFVNYMHENNIGVILDWVPGHFPTDNFSLGRFDGTALYEHEDYKQGYHPHWNTYIFNFGRKEVVNFLIANALFWFDKMHVDGLRVDAVASMLYLDYGREEGQWIANQFGGNENLEAIEFMKHLNSIVHKNHPGVLMIAEESTSFPKVTHPVEEGGLGFDMKWNMGWMNDTLDYMAKDSIYRRHHHHNLTFGLLYAFSEKFILVLSHDEVVHGKRSLLSKMPGDMWQQFANLRLLLSYMMCQPGKKLLFMGGEIGQWNEWSSTGQIEWPLLQFPLHQGLKEMNKDLNHFYLQNRSLWERDNDPAGFEWVDFEDRHNSVICYLRKSLHDILLCVHNFTPNYYSDYRVNLKNLAAVEEVFNTDDVKYGGSGKLNINPEILIDSHGKAAALKIHLAPLSTMILRVNFW
- a CDS encoding tetratricopeptide repeat protein → MNLESLHIYPIIFPAFEKPQKQSKHSARNSSVYAEIALRIFYELGLPDLCQAKLVCKEWKQLIEQTDGWKRLYSKDFKDNSPQPLSLTFDKTNHLPSSLCRWNQAPIANFLWYDPSTIISDSQEAKVNAATAYLKEEGFELKGVASDGDCFFSAFLGSYTCLSRKIPLLDDCKDKISYLRQVLADIVKHTDSERAEEIKRKSTWVSGLGEGDLLASALSIPIRLITVNEDHLICDIHDRLIFSEQGLSEENRSQEWKTIPQKERPKEYIFIVDLGGHFGYAQQHLKQPQSLLSKSKVPHSFFSYEDNSSYPPKKAKLTVKTRGIKRALTQNAHANESSKKRRLAPSSLTSLPLKIFKQVFLSFSTLNDNELKSILDARRCAKVFSKYMPSNSKFLTKYQPQKLPLYLDKLADWLGETIFPIGKDSNILINARLENAEEAYSQALKFAVQEKDFIQESFCIEKLGDIYLRKGTSETLLQAAGLYNYALRLAPQKRQKILKDRLSQVQNLLVKQYKGRPFDPMVGEKQFENNRCTLKIFREEIKEKMQLLPENPSPQEVRKLYAEMARQIKIFFGQLAIQIFDNLGPAPCEYAMIGFGSLAREEMTPYSDLEFGILIEEDTPVNREYFKGFTILLHLHVINLGETILPALNIPCLKSIIFFDGLTPRGFAFDGAGVEGKGCKTPLGNVKTFELIQTPEQMAQYIGKDEKGQWWHEKEPHLPMELLNFTHLKGDTELTKVYDKKIQELLNTSYHEGLTLRQYLAKYHLIQADMLAFNPGINDFERQGMLFKVKNDLYRFPHLALDRLALLEELKTSNTFERIDELKEQKTITHKAAEKLKEWMSIALIMRLKTYTYYQAQQEMMNPLIKAFGFDDPIFIKKQFALDKNSLKKIIKIYRIFIPFYKVIQQFLAGDEDSLKLSCLDDNSLEDRGNIALRLFQHKEAKGWFKLAIKENSQNTLALNGLGIIYQERGKLGKAVKYAKQALSTDRQLLGENHSTIARDYNNLAITYLLQKKLEQAAKYVEQALAIDCKPFGENYLTIATGYHNLGTIYQAQGNLKQAAKYAKQALAIDLRLLGKNHPKVATDYNNLGTLYQEQGNLELAANYARQSLAINLMLFGKNHPTVARDYNNLGQIYEEQGNLERAAEYTKQALDIDLKIFDENHPTVAIDYNNLAQIYQAQGNLGLAIEYAKRALDIDHKLFGENHSSVAIRYNTLGSIYKKQGILELAAKYTRQALDINLKLLGENHFTVATNYNNLGTIYQEQGDLEQAADYTQKALVIDLKCFGKNHTRVARDYNNLGAIYQEQGDLEQAADYTQKALVIDLKCYGKNHPTVALSYNNLAQIYQDQDKLENAAEFTKKALEITLKCSGKNYPPLASFYSNLGTIYQQQGNLEQAAKFIKKGLVIDLKLLGENHSTVANDYHNLGTIYQEQGDLGKAKGYIKKALAIDLKSLGENHPQVASDYNTLGAIYQEQGNLDKAKKYRIKALAIDNNPLGENHS